The following proteins come from a genomic window of Corallococcus sp. NCRR:
- a CDS encoding FG-GAP repeat domain-containing protein, which produces MSRSLLSLVLALALALPAHADQDDSAPPASARLALAVADAIRGAPAEAPVALCLSGSSPELRRAFGTLLAARLSAMNLGPVALDVPPERAEAAAREQGARSLARLTLDVEGGELVARGDVLGTWVNFWSGRTPTRPPKPAAAVAEGVEADAAVLALAAVGTPSSGVTGPGPRERRPVRLLGAVFARLETPLAALAAGDLDGDGRDEVAALTEHEVVVFGADGRVLARRELEGAAATATTREPFGALAVLTGPPRLAAWSTRYARGEVLVLDKAKGTLRSTGTLDAAPLGTAERGAFVPGQTVFAPEVRLADGRSLTVPAPFGTASIAAPRMLFVHADSTASLYTRPTSAPMKVSGLGAGSALGDLDGDGVPELLTTSPQLQPSPDTLRVLSLSSDAPMAHEPLWQGALPPGRALYVVTADLDGDKRREVLVGSWKPDGTSELFLLRQGAP; this is translated from the coding sequence GTGAGTCGCTCGCTCCTTTCGCTGGTCCTCGCGCTCGCGCTCGCCCTGCCCGCCCATGCGGATCAGGACGACAGCGCGCCCCCTGCCTCCGCCCGGCTGGCCCTGGCCGTGGCCGACGCCATCCGCGGCGCGCCCGCGGAGGCGCCCGTGGCCCTCTGCCTGTCCGGAAGCTCCCCGGAGTTGCGCCGGGCCTTCGGGACGCTGCTCGCCGCGCGGCTGTCCGCGATGAACCTGGGGCCGGTGGCGCTGGACGTGCCGCCCGAGCGCGCCGAGGCCGCCGCGCGCGAACAGGGGGCCCGCTCGCTGGCGCGGCTCACGCTGGACGTGGAGGGCGGCGAGCTGGTGGCGCGCGGTGACGTGCTGGGCACGTGGGTGAACTTCTGGTCCGGCCGCACGCCCACGCGTCCACCGAAGCCCGCCGCCGCCGTGGCCGAGGGCGTGGAGGCCGACGCCGCGGTGCTCGCGCTGGCGGCGGTGGGGACGCCGTCCTCGGGAGTGACGGGCCCGGGTCCGCGGGAGCGGCGGCCGGTGCGCCTCCTGGGCGCGGTGTTCGCGAGGCTGGAGACGCCGCTGGCCGCGCTGGCGGCGGGGGACCTGGATGGCGATGGCCGCGATGAAGTGGCCGCGCTCACCGAGCACGAGGTGGTGGTGTTCGGCGCGGACGGGCGGGTGCTCGCGCGGCGGGAGCTGGAGGGCGCGGCGGCCACGGCGACGACGCGCGAGCCCTTCGGAGCGCTGGCGGTGCTGACGGGGCCGCCGCGATTGGCGGCCTGGAGCACGCGGTATGCGCGCGGCGAGGTGCTGGTGCTGGACAAGGCGAAGGGGACGCTGCGTTCGACGGGGACGCTGGACGCCGCGCCGCTGGGGACGGCGGAGCGCGGGGCGTTCGTGCCGGGGCAGACGGTGTTCGCGCCCGAGGTCCGGTTGGCGGACGGACGGAGCCTCACGGTGCCCGCGCCCTTCGGCACGGCGAGCATCGCGGCCCCGCGCATGCTGTTCGTGCACGCGGACAGCACGGCGTCGCTCTACACGCGCCCCACGTCCGCGCCGATGAAGGTGTCCGGGCTGGGCGCGGGCAGCGCGCTGGGAGACCTGGATGGGGACGGGGTGCCGGAGCTGCTCACCACGTCACCGCAGCTCCAGCCTTCGCCGGACACGCTGCGGGTGCTGTCGTTGAGCTCCGACGCGCCGATGGCGCACGAGCCCCTGTGGCAGGGAGCGCTCCCGCCGGGCCGGGCGCTGTACGTGGTGACGGCGGACCTGGATGGCGACAAGCGCCGCGAAGTCCTCGTGGGTTCGTGGAAGCCGGACGGCACGAGCGAGCTGTTCCTCCTGCGCCAGGGTGCACCGTGA